Proteins from a single region of Candidatus Neomarinimicrobiota bacterium:
- a CDS encoding TlpA family protein disulfide reductase produces the protein MDVKKIIAVAVIVMGVLVAGIIFSGSERNASPAMAEAASVAEVSSFNQAPDFTLSDMDGNEVSLSDFKGNIVIINFWATWCGPCRFEIPDLIDLQEKYNGDLVILGVSLDYDGPSVVPQFAERLGISYPILYGNGQIAQRYGGVTGIPTTFVIDRDMNVYKRYVGYRPQTVFEKDIQDLI, from the coding sequence ATGGATGTAAAGAAAATAATTGCTGTCGCTGTGATCGTCATGGGAGTGCTCGTTGCCGGTATAATTTTCAGCGGCAGTGAGAGGAATGCATCTCCAGCTATGGCTGAAGCTGCATCAGTTGCAGAAGTTTCCTCCTTTAACCAAGCACCCGATTTTACACTAAGTGATATGGATGGTAATGAAGTTTCTCTATCTGATTTCAAAGGGAATATAGTCATCATCAACTTTTGGGCTACTTGGTGCGGCCCGTGTCGATTCGAAATTCCTGATCTTATTGATCTACAAGAAAAATATAATGGGGATCTTGTTATTCTTGGTGTCTCTCTCGATTATGACGGCCCATCGGTTGTGCCGCAATTTGCTGAAAGGTTGGGAATCAGTTATCCGATTCTTTACGGAAATGGACAGATTGCTCAGCGCTACGGCGGTGTCACCGGTATCCCCACAACTTTTGTTATCGACAGGGATATGAATGTCTACAAGCGATACGTAGGCTACCGACCCCAAACTGTCTTCGAAAAAGATATCCAGGATCTGATCTAA
- the xerC gene encoding tyrosine recombinase XerC produces MLKIDKRKIGRLLKIRRRKTPDQFQDKVKLFLRYLQKERGYSLHTIKAYKTDLSQFNQFLLEYTGNDLVELSSVDRKTVQHFVGSLSEKGLSSKSTGRKLASVKSFFRYLLKHAHVESNPASTVKAPKQHASLPKFLQKEVLEQILSHSDKDDWQLRRDKTILELFYSTGIRLGELVAIDVGDIQIDQKTVKVFGKGGKERIVPFGGKAAEALGSYLKERNIYVHKNLDDNPLFISKQGLRIPRRTVQSRLKKLFDSLAAGSGFTPHLMRHTFATHLLDNGADIRSVKELLGHASLSSTQIYTHLEAEKMKKIFEQAHPHA; encoded by the coding sequence ATGCTTAAAATCGACAAAAGGAAAATTGGGAGGTTGTTAAAAATCCGAAGGAGGAAGACTCCTGACCAATTCCAAGATAAAGTTAAACTCTTCTTGCGGTATCTACAAAAGGAGCGGGGCTATTCATTGCACACCATCAAAGCGTATAAAACAGATTTGAGTCAGTTCAACCAATTTCTACTCGAGTATACTGGTAACGATCTCGTTGAACTGTCTTCTGTTGATAGAAAAACAGTACAGCATTTTGTTGGTTCTCTGAGTGAAAAAGGTTTGTCATCTAAATCGACAGGTAGAAAGCTCGCAAGCGTAAAGTCGTTTTTCAGGTATCTACTTAAACACGCCCATGTCGAATCAAACCCGGCTTCAACTGTCAAGGCGCCGAAGCAGCATGCCTCGCTACCGAAGTTTCTGCAGAAAGAGGTGTTAGAGCAAATCCTTTCACATTCTGATAAAGATGACTGGCAGTTGAGACGGGACAAAACAATCCTTGAACTGTTCTACAGTACCGGCATCCGTCTCGGTGAACTGGTGGCTATTGATGTGGGTGATATCCAAATTGATCAGAAAACAGTGAAAGTTTTTGGGAAAGGGGGCAAAGAGCGGATTGTTCCGTTTGGTGGCAAAGCTGCCGAAGCTCTGGGTTCTTATCTTAAAGAGAGAAATATTTATGTTCATAAGAATCTGGATGATAATCCCTTATTTATCTCAAAACAGGGCCTCAGGATTCCCCGGAGGACCGTACAATCGAGATTGAAAAAGTTGTTTGATTCTTTGGCGGCCGGGAGTGGGTTTACGCCTCACCTCATGCGGCACACATTTGCCACCCATCTGCTGGACAATGGAGCTGACATTCGGTCTGTCAAAGAACTGCTCGGCCACGCCAGCCTCTCTTCCACGCAGATTTACACTCATCTCGAGGCAGAGAAGATGAAGAAAATCTTTGAGCAGGCACACCCTCATGCATAG
- a CDS encoding DegQ family serine endoprotease: MKKTVSVLFMTLVFAVNLSAQSAKDFSDTFADVVKKVNSAVVTITSERVVTVQWRHPFEEFFGDDYFRNNSPQRERRSRALGSGVIVDAKEGYILTNNHVVEDADEIAIFLIDEREFKAEVVGTDPKSDLAVLKIDAGNLTSIRLGDSDKLDVGEWVLAIGSPFSTNLSHTVTAGIVSAKGRSSVIGSVDYQDFIQTDAAINPGNSGGALVNLEGELVGINTAIATGGLMRSNVGVGFAIPTNLAKTIMNDLIVEGRVIRSWLGVFIQDVNDGIAKALDLPDRKGAVVTEVVEGSPADKAGFKVEDVVVAFGGKKVRDSSHLKNLVSSTRPETKQDVGIIRRGRSRTLKVDLVELPQEDVILASNRTPSFSLGMRVEDLDASMARRFRLEDSESGVVVVEVSPSSAAAEAGVQPGDIIKRIGDTEIDSAREFRTAISRVNDEDSILLLIRRRGGSIFLPIELN, encoded by the coding sequence ATGAAAAAGACAGTATCTGTTTTATTTATGACTTTGGTTTTTGCGGTAAACCTGTCCGCCCAATCGGCCAAGGATTTCAGTGACACATTTGCTGATGTAGTGAAGAAGGTCAATTCGGCTGTTGTCACAATTACCAGTGAAAGAGTGGTGACAGTCCAATGGCGTCACCCTTTCGAAGAATTCTTCGGTGATGATTATTTCAGGAACAATTCTCCACAAAGAGAACGTCGGAGTCGAGCCCTCGGTTCAGGTGTTATCGTGGATGCCAAGGAAGGGTACATCCTGACGAACAACCACGTTGTGGAAGATGCAGATGAGATTGCTATTTTTCTCATTGATGAGCGTGAGTTCAAAGCAGAGGTGGTGGGGACTGATCCCAAAAGCGACCTTGCTGTGCTCAAGATTGATGCTGGAAACCTCACGTCCATTCGGCTCGGCGATTCTGACAAGCTGGATGTGGGTGAGTGGGTACTGGCCATCGGAAGCCCATTCTCCACCAACCTTAGTCACACGGTTACAGCGGGAATCGTTAGTGCGAAAGGGAGAAGTAGCGTGATCGGCAGCGTGGACTATCAAGATTTTATTCAGACGGATGCGGCTATCAACCCAGGTAACAGTGGCGGTGCTCTCGTGAATCTGGAAGGTGAGCTGGTGGGTATCAACACCGCCATCGCCACCGGGGGCCTCATGCGAAGCAACGTAGGTGTTGGCTTTGCCATCCCCACCAACTTGGCGAAGACGATTATGAATGATTTGATTGTTGAAGGACGGGTTATCCGGTCATGGCTTGGTGTTTTCATTCAGGATGTGAATGACGGCATTGCTAAAGCACTGGACCTTCCCGACCGAAAGGGTGCTGTTGTCACTGAGGTGGTGGAGGGAAGTCCGGCAGACAAGGCTGGCTTTAAGGTGGAGGATGTGGTGGTTGCTTTTGGCGGCAAAAAGGTTCGTGACTCCTCCCATCTCAAGAACCTCGTTTCTTCAACTCGTCCTGAGACAAAGCAAGATGTAGGAATTATCCGTCGGGGGCGCAGCCGCACACTTAAGGTTGACCTCGTTGAACTTCCCCAGGAAGATGTGATCTTAGCATCGAATCGTACTCCATCTTTCTCTCTTGGAATGCGCGTTGAAGATTTGGACGCTTCCATGGCCCGCCGTTTTCGGCTGGAAGACAGTGAGTCCGGTGTGGTTGTGGTGGAAGTGTCGCCTTCCAGTGCTGCTGCTGAGGCCGGGGTTCAGCCTGGCGATATCATTAAACGTATCGGTGATACGGAAATCGACTCGGCAAGGGAGTTCAGAACTGCCATATCAAGAGTGAATGATGAAGATTCGATTTTGTTGCTCATTAGACGGCGGGGTGGCTCCATATTCCTGCCTATCGAGTTGAACTAA
- a CDS encoding RluA family pseudouridine synthase, protein MKALSIIAEVSDIRLDKYLAEEIELISRSKIKESIVSKDVLVNGEAVKPSFKLAGGETIRVEISDPQPMELESQPILLDIIHEDDDIVVLNKQVGLVVHPGAGNRTGTLVNGLIHHFDQLSSVSGSLRPGIVHRLDKDTSGVIVVAKNDAAHGNIALQFSERTVEKTYLALVWGIPEETEGKIDLPIIRHPKMRTLFTTGEVGRPALTEFRLLEPFEYLSLLELTPRTGRTHQLRVHLSEMGHPIFGDASYGGGESRARGFLPEVTKELSRLAKILNRQALHAMSLVFDHPSIGERVTFVAPMADDIAAVIHELEPESIV, encoded by the coding sequence ATGAAAGCACTTAGCATTATTGCTGAAGTTTCCGATATCCGTCTGGACAAATATCTCGCCGAGGAAATTGAACTGATATCTCGTTCCAAGATAAAAGAGTCCATTGTCTCCAAAGATGTGTTGGTGAACGGTGAGGCTGTAAAACCGAGCTTTAAACTTGCCGGTGGAGAGACTATTCGGGTTGAAATCTCTGATCCTCAGCCCATGGAACTGGAGTCTCAACCGATCCTGCTGGACATTATCCATGAGGATGACGACATTGTAGTTTTGAACAAGCAGGTTGGACTGGTGGTACATCCCGGTGCGGGGAATAGGACAGGGACGCTTGTGAACGGACTGATCCACCACTTTGATCAGTTGTCATCCGTTTCGGGCAGCCTAAGGCCCGGTATCGTTCACCGCCTTGACAAAGACACTTCCGGTGTCATAGTGGTGGCAAAGAATGACGCCGCCCACGGTAACATCGCTCTGCAGTTCTCTGAGCGAACAGTGGAAAAGACATATCTTGCTCTCGTTTGGGGTATACCGGAAGAAACGGAAGGGAAGATTGATCTCCCAATCATCCGGCACCCTAAGATGCGTACTCTTTTCACCACCGGTGAAGTTGGCCGGCCGGCCCTGACGGAATTTCGGCTGCTGGAGCCGTTCGAGTATCTATCGCTTCTGGAACTGACCCCACGGACAGGCAGGACCCATCAGCTCCGCGTCCATTTATCAGAGATGGGTCATCCCATATTTGGTGATGCCAGTTATGGTGGAGGTGAAAGTCGGGCGAGAGGTTTTCTGCCTGAAGTGACGAAAGAACTTTCCCGTCTGGCCAAAATTCTGAACCGGCAGGCGCTTCACGCAATGAGCCTGGTCTTCGACCATCCATCAATCGGGGAAAGAGTGACTTTTGTTGCACCCATGGCAGACGATATTGCTGCAGTGATACATGAATTGGAGCCAGAAAGCATTGTTTGA
- the lspA gene encoding signal peptidase II, whose protein sequence is MRHSASIAKTRINHNRLNPVVYSIIAVAVDQITKAITRATMDLHESVSIFGDFFRLTYVENSGIAFGINFQGGTIVFTILASAATVWVAWYLWKSQEAGFIHRLGLSLILGGAVGNLIDRFLFGRVVDFFHFSIGQYSWPVFNVADSCVTVGMVLFLYTAYASEEENRKIDEST, encoded by the coding sequence ATACGACACAGTGCGTCAATTGCAAAAACGAGAATCAATCATAATCGATTGAACCCAGTCGTCTACTCCATCATTGCGGTGGCGGTGGATCAGATCACTAAAGCGATCACCCGCGCCACGATGGACCTTCACGAATCTGTCTCCATCTTTGGGGATTTTTTTCGCCTGACATACGTGGAGAATTCGGGCATAGCATTCGGGATAAATTTTCAGGGCGGTACGATTGTTTTTACAATCCTGGCATCGGCGGCCACTGTGTGGGTGGCGTGGTATCTATGGAAATCTCAGGAGGCGGGTTTCATTCACCGCCTCGGCTTGTCCCTGATCCTGGGAGGTGCTGTGGGAAATCTCATAGACAGATTTCTTTTCGGCCGGGTGGTGGATTTCTTTCATTTCAGCATTGGGCAGTATTCTTGGCCGGTTTTCAATGTGGCTGATTCATGTGTAACAGTGGGAATGGTACTATTCCTTTACACCGCATACGCCAGTGAAGAGGAAAATAGAAAAATCGATGAAAGCACTTAG
- the pckA gene encoding phosphoenolpyruvate carboxykinase (ATP): MDLEYLGLKSIGEIKRNLSSRELVEMAVQRGEGQLGMKGALMVDTGKYTGRSPNDRFIVDEPSTRDQIWWGDVNRPVSTEVFDHLYEQVTDYYNSNEDGLGVFVFDGFSGADENTSMPVRFLAKKAWQAIFVSNMFIRPVDGQLTDFSPRFTIINASVVVDEDWRAHGLNSETFILFHLGRGIAIIGGTEYGGEMKKGIFSIMNFRLPMEGILTMHCAANVDMDGGNSALFFGLSGTGKTTLSTDPNRLLIGDDEHGWSDNGIFNLEGGCYAKAINLSKETEPGIWNAIGHGALLENVVYEKTSLQVDFSDGSKTENTRICYPLDHIESSVYATGKPSRAGHPENIIFLSCDAYGVLPPVARLNPEQAMYHFISGYTAKVAGTERGVTEPQATFSPCFGGPFLTLHPLKYAKLLKEKMEEHKTSIFLVNTGWSGGTASSGTSRMPLGETRKMITAILSGSIQNSSFKNEPIFGLEVPIEILGVNSKILMPRNAWTDGGEYDHVASELVAKFKENFDKYRNDEASFGVEGPVL, encoded by the coding sequence ATGGATCTTGAATATCTGGGACTGAAATCTATAGGTGAGATAAAACGAAATCTCTCCTCAAGAGAATTGGTTGAAATGGCCGTTCAGCGGGGCGAGGGACAGCTTGGAATGAAGGGCGCTCTAATGGTGGACACGGGGAAATACACCGGTCGGTCGCCCAACGACCGTTTCATAGTGGATGAACCAAGCACACGGGACCAAATCTGGTGGGGCGATGTAAACAGACCCGTTTCGACAGAAGTTTTTGACCATCTTTATGAACAAGTGACCGACTACTACAACTCCAATGAGGATGGTCTCGGGGTCTTTGTTTTTGACGGTTTTTCCGGTGCTGATGAGAATACTTCCATGCCGGTTCGGTTCTTGGCTAAGAAAGCGTGGCAGGCCATCTTCGTCAGCAATATGTTTATTCGACCAGTCGATGGTCAGCTGACAGATTTTTCACCCCGGTTTACCATCATCAACGCCTCAGTCGTTGTGGATGAAGACTGGAGGGCTCACGGTCTCAATTCGGAGACATTCATTCTGTTTCATCTAGGACGAGGCATTGCCATAATCGGTGGCACCGAGTACGGTGGAGAGATGAAAAAAGGGATCTTTTCCATCATGAATTTTCGGCTGCCGATGGAGGGGATTCTTACCATGCACTGTGCCGCCAATGTGGATATGGACGGTGGTAATTCAGCCCTCTTTTTCGGTCTCTCCGGTACAGGAAAAACAACGCTATCTACCGATCCTAACCGTCTGCTCATCGGTGACGATGAGCACGGCTGGTCAGATAACGGCATCTTTAACCTGGAGGGAGGCTGTTATGCTAAGGCCATCAACCTAAGCAAGGAGACAGAGCCGGGCATCTGGAATGCCATAGGCCACGGCGCCCTTCTGGAGAATGTTGTCTATGAAAAGACGTCGCTTCAGGTCGATTTTTCCGATGGGAGTAAAACAGAAAACACCCGTATTTGCTATCCCTTGGACCATATTGAATCTTCTGTTTATGCTACCGGAAAACCGAGCAGAGCAGGCCATCCAGAGAACATTATTTTTCTCTCTTGTGATGCCTACGGTGTGTTACCACCAGTGGCCCGTCTTAATCCTGAACAGGCCATGTATCATTTCATCAGCGGTTACACCGCCAAGGTGGCCGGTACGGAAAGAGGCGTCACTGAACCTCAGGCCACATTCTCTCCCTGCTTTGGCGGACCGTTTTTAACGTTGCATCCTTTGAAGTATGCAAAACTGCTCAAGGAAAAGATGGAAGAGCATAAAACGAGCATCTTTCTGGTTAACACAGGGTGGAGTGGTGGCACCGCTTCATCAGGCACTTCCAGGATGCCGTTGGGGGAGACGCGGAAAATGATCACAGCAATCCTTTCAGGATCCATTCAGAACAGTTCTTTCAAGAATGAACCTATCTTCGGACTTGAGGTTCCAATTGAAATTTTGGGTGTTAATTCGAAAATCCTGATGCCGAGAAACGCCTGGACTGATGGTGGAGAGTACGACCATGTAGCATCCGAGCTGGTAGCAAAGTTCAAAGAGAATTTCGATAAATACAGGAATGATGAAGCATCTTTCGGTGTTGAGGGACCGGTCCTGTAA
- a CDS encoding nucleotidyl transferase, which produces MKVIIPVAGHGTRLRPHTYKRQKCLLPVAGKPVIDHILEPLIEQGFDEIVLVTGYLEEQLKAHVSEFDAQFTFAFQQEPLGLGHAVFQGLEESDEPALIQLGDVIYDLDFQQFCRPDSHRIAVNEVPNPERFGIVEVEGDRIVNVLEKPENPPSNLAIIGLYFLSSQRPLWNVVKHLMDNEITTGGEIQLADALQLMVENGETVTTEYISEWHDCGVPETFLEANRALLKPSNKTIEGSTLVEPVHIGENCEIVNSTVGPNVTVMDSARIIDSHVSESIVLWNAVIKDKILENQLVEEG; this is translated from the coding sequence ATGAAAGTAATCATACCAGTTGCGGGGCATGGTACGCGCCTCCGCCCTCACACTTACAAACGGCAAAAATGTCTTCTCCCAGTAGCGGGGAAGCCTGTGATTGATCACATCCTTGAACCACTCATTGAACAGGGATTTGATGAGATTGTTCTTGTTACGGGATACCTTGAGGAGCAGCTTAAGGCCCACGTCTCCGAATTTGATGCTCAATTTACCTTCGCGTTTCAGCAGGAGCCGCTTGGTCTGGGGCACGCCGTCTTTCAAGGTCTGGAGGAGAGTGACGAACCAGCCCTGATTCAGCTGGGAGACGTCATCTACGATCTCGACTTTCAACAGTTTTGCAGACCGGATAGCCATAGAATTGCGGTGAATGAGGTGCCGAATCCTGAACGTTTCGGGATCGTAGAGGTGGAAGGAGATCGGATTGTAAACGTTCTTGAAAAACCGGAGAATCCGCCCTCTAATCTGGCCATTATCGGTCTCTACTTTCTATCGAGTCAACGCCCTTTGTGGAACGTTGTGAAACATCTCATGGATAACGAGATCACCACGGGAGGAGAGATCCAGCTTGCGGACGCTCTACAGTTGATGGTGGAAAATGGTGAAACGGTTACGACGGAGTATATTTCCGAATGGCACGACTGCGGTGTGCCGGAAACGTTTTTGGAAGCGAACCGGGCACTCTTGAAACCGTCTAACAAGACCATTGAAGGGAGCACTCTTGTTGAACCTGTGCATATTGGTGAAAACTGTGAAATTGTGAATTCCACCGTTGGGCCTAATGTGACGGTCATGGATAGCGCAAGAATTATCGACTCCCACGTTTCGGAGAGCATTGTTTTGTGGAACGCCGTCATCAAAGACAAAATTCTGGAAAATCAGTTGGTTGAAGAGGGTTGA
- a CDS encoding DUF2905 domain-containing protein, producing MGKILLILSIVFFVMWLLTSFGPNLPLLGKLGHLPGDLHFNRGNFTFYLPIGSSILLSIFLTLVLRLFSRI from the coding sequence ATGGGTAAAATATTACTCATATTGAGTATTGTCTTTTTCGTCATGTGGCTACTTACATCATTTGGTCCAAACTTGCCCTTACTGGGTAAGCTTGGCCACCTACCCGGTGACCTTCATTTCAACCGGGGCAACTTCACATTCTATTTGCCTATCGGGTCATCCATTCTTCTCAGTATCTTTTTGACATTGGTGCTGAGACTTTTTTCGAGGATTTGA
- a CDS encoding TraR/DksA family transcriptional regulator → MATKKLTNKQLTGYEKIILKMRKKAIDDMDAIKETSINDSGNLDSTARDSNYAYHMADVGTDSQEREKSFLWYTRENNFIRYLDEAMGRIKDGTFGLCKECGELIPHARLKEVPHTTQCVNCKNENQS, encoded by the coding sequence ATGGCAACAAAGAAACTGACAAACAAGCAATTGACGGGATATGAGAAGATTATTCTCAAAATGCGTAAAAAAGCTATAGATGACATGGATGCCATCAAGGAGACGTCCATCAATGACAGCGGGAACCTCGACAGCACGGCACGGGATTCCAACTACGCCTATCACATGGCGGACGTTGGCACTGACTCCCAGGAACGGGAGAAATCATTCCTGTGGTACACGCGGGAGAACAATTTCATCCGCTATCTGGATGAGGCCATGGGTCGTATCAAGGATGGAACTTTTGGTCTTTGCAAGGAGTGTGGTGAACTGATCCCTCATGCTCGATTGAAGGAAGTTCCCCATACGACACAGTGCGTCAATTGCAAAAACGAGAATCAATCATAA